Proteins encoded by one window of Clostridium cagae:
- a CDS encoding amino acid ABC transporter ATP-binding protein: MIYVKDLHKSFGKHEVLKGIDYHIKKGEVVVVIGPSGSGKSTFLRCLNLLEDPSSGVVEFEGKDITSKVVDINKMREKMGMVFQQFNLFPHKTVINNIALAPMKIKKISKQKAENKAMDLLDKVGLKDKANDYPASLSGGQKQRIAIARALAMEPDVMLFDEPTSALDPEMVGEVLNVMKNLASEGMTMVVVTHEMGFAREVGDRILFMDDGNIVEEGTPEEVFKNPKNPRTIDFLSKVL; this comes from the coding sequence GTGATATACGTTAAAGATTTACACAAAAGTTTTGGAAAACATGAAGTTTTAAAAGGAATAGATTATCATATAAAAAAAGGTGAAGTTGTTGTTGTAATTGGACCTTCAGGATCTGGAAAAAGTACATTTTTAAGATGTCTTAATTTACTAGAAGATCCAAGCTCTGGAGTAGTTGAATTTGAAGGAAAAGATATAACCTCAAAGGTTGTAGATATAAATAAGATGAGAGAAAAAATGGGGATGGTTTTTCAACAATTTAATTTATTTCCACATAAGACAGTAATAAATAATATAGCATTAGCACCTATGAAAATAAAAAAAATATCAAAGCAAAAAGCAGAAAATAAGGCGATGGATTTATTAGATAAAGTAGGGCTTAAAGATAAAGCAAATGATTATCCAGCATCATTATCTGGAGGACAAAAACAAAGAATAGCTATTGCAAGAGCATTAGCAATGGAACCAGATGTTATGCTATTTGATGAACCAACATCAGCATTAGATCCAGAAATGGTAGGGGAAGTTTTAAATGTTATGAAAAATCTTGCTTCAGAAGGTATGACCATGGTGGTTGTAACTCATGAAATGGGATTTGCAAGAGAAGTTGGAGATAGAATACTTTTTATGGATGATGGAAATATAGTAGAAGAAGGTACTCCAGAAGAAGTATTTAAGAATCCTAAAAATCCAAGAACAATAGATTTTTTATCTAAAGTACTATAA
- a CDS encoding amino acid ABC transporter permease: MNFTFLEKYYGYFLSGAEITIVLAFFAVLFGTIMGLGLTLLRRSKFKILRIIGTAYVEFVRGTPLLVQIYIIYIGLPKLIGIDLPDITTGAIALALNSSAYVSEIIRAGIEAVDKGQMEAARSLGMNQKTAMINIIIPQAFKNILPALGNEFISVIKESSMVSVIGVAELMYNANTVKGNTALGLEPVIVAAIVYFIITFTLTRALGYVERRMKVSDIR; encoded by the coding sequence TTGAATTTTACATTTTTAGAGAAATACTATGGATACTTTTTAAGTGGGGCAGAAATTACAATAGTATTAGCATTTTTTGCAGTACTTTTTGGAACAATCATGGGGCTCGGATTAACACTTTTAAGACGTTCAAAATTTAAGATATTAAGAATTATAGGTACAGCTTATGTAGAATTTGTTAGGGGAACTCCTCTTCTAGTTCAAATATACATAATCTATATTGGACTACCTAAGTTAATAGGAATAGATTTACCTGATATAACTACAGGGGCAATAGCATTAGCACTTAATTCTTCTGCATATGTTTCTGAAATAATTAGAGCTGGTATTGAAGCTGTTGATAAGGGACAAATGGAGGCAGCCAGAAGTTTAGGTATGAATCAAAAAACAGCTATGATTAATATAATAATCCCTCAAGCATTTAAAAATATATTACCTGCTTTAGGAAATGAATTTATATCAGTAATTAAGGAATCTTCAATGGTTTCAGTAATTGGAGTAGCTGAACTTATGTACAATGCAAATACTGTAAAAGGAAATACAGCGTTAGGTTTAGAACCTGTAATAGTAGCAGCAATTGTATACTTTATAATTACATTTACTCTAACAAGAGCATTAGGATATGTGGAAAGGAGAATGAAGGTAAGTGATATACGTTAA
- a CDS encoding ABC transporter substrate-binding protein, with product MNKGLLKKLGLVVAIGAMAISIVGCAGNKNTAGSKDGKETASVLEAIKQKGKLVVGTSADYPPYEFHKEVDGKDQIVGFDISIAKSLAEDLGVELQINDMDFDGLLIALQAGKVDMVFAGMTPTAERKENADFSDIYYTAQHGVIVRKGEEGNIKSIDDLKDKKIGVQKGSIQERLANEKIPDAQKKALGKVTDLVLDLKNNKVDAILVELPVAEFNCEKNSDIALTSVILEDSEGGAAIAMSKGSDDLKNEINKTIQKLKDEGKVDKFVIEANEMVE from the coding sequence ATGAATAAGGGTTTATTAAAAAAATTAGGATTAGTTGTAGCAATTGGGGCAATGGCAATAAGCATAGTTGGATGTGCAGGAAATAAAAATACAGCAGGGAGCAAAGATGGAAAAGAAACAGCTTCAGTGCTGGAAGCAATAAAACAAAAAGGTAAGCTTGTAGTTGGAACAAGTGCAGATTATCCACCATATGAATTTCATAAAGAAGTAGATGGAAAAGATCAAATAGTGGGATTTGATATTAGCATAGCAAAATCATTAGCAGAAGATTTAGGTGTAGAGCTACAAATAAATGATATGGATTTTGATGGCTTACTTATAGCACTTCAAGCTGGAAAAGTGGACATGGTATTTGCAGGTATGACACCTACTGCTGAAAGAAAAGAAAATGCAGATTTTTCAGATATATATTATACAGCGCAACATGGAGTTATAGTTAGAAAAGGTGAAGAAGGAAACATAAAATCAATTGATGATTTAAAAGATAAGAAGATTGGTGTACAAAAGGGATCAATACAAGAAAGGTTAGCAAATGAAAAGATTCCAGATGCTCAAAAGAAAGCATTAGGAAAGGTTACTGATCTAGTATTAGATTTAAAAAATAATAAAGTAGATGCAATATTAGTTGAATTACCAGTTGCAGAGTTTAACTGTGAAAAGAATTCAGATATAGCTTTAACAAGTGTTATATTAGAAGATTCAGAAGGTGGAGCAGCAATAGCAATGAGCAAGGGTTCAGACGATTTAAAGAATGAAATAAATAAAACAATACAAAAATTAAAAGATGAAGGTAAAGTAGATAAATTTGTAATAGAAGCAAATGAAATGGTGGAATAA
- a CDS encoding HelD family protein — protein sequence MNQNLDFLMEQNKLEEVEKILSGEILNYLEKRKNITSQILQSRKKFIEEYKDDEDQVIDYFDHENYVKEEAYKTIDKRLKEFTSLKEAPYFGKVTFMEQGNLPEELYIGRYGLTVEKTYESIIVDWRAPIASLFYKGILGKSSYTCPTGEIDTDILSRRQIIIKKGELKGIFDSEVDVKDEILQMVLTENSSDKLKDIVMSIQSEQDEIIRSDKNKVVVVNGVAGSGKTTIALHRISYLLYNYRKQFGDKVLIFGPNDIFMDYIAQVLPSLGEEGIKQMTFENFAIKQLGIDNLYIKSFSKYIEEAMSGNRTALAEYQYKSSKKFLDLLNHEINKLSQNYFDIKPIIFNGEEIVGIKEIKELFDIHYKYMPLFRRSEKIKRVLISKIKDKRDAEVYKLNQEMKEKLASLSSDDLEIEKNNLEYLKRMKIRKIVRNVINSRKELDSWVSHEDIINIYKNITDTKQLGYMDLSGILYLMIKLDGKRMKEEIKHIVIDEAQDYSVIQFEVIKGLTGCKSYTIVGDSNQRLINNNEEPAMLNLQHLFNEEKLHVQVQEYALNKSYRSTQEIMEYATKFLDDNRIIPLVRHGERVIEEEVSSDDEFVETILSIIEDYEEDGLENIAIIFNGNKDLAKFSHIIKEKISIQSFDREDILYKGGKVLIPAYLAKGLEFDGVIVIENHEIDPLVKYIMCTRALHRLSLIKKQ from the coding sequence TTGAATCAAAATTTAGATTTTTTAATGGAACAAAATAAGCTAGAAGAAGTTGAAAAAATTTTAAGTGGTGAAATACTTAATTATCTAGAAAAAAGAAAAAATATAACTAGTCAAATTCTTCAATCAAGAAAAAAATTTATTGAAGAATATAAAGATGATGAAGACCAAGTTATAGATTATTTTGATCATGAAAATTATGTAAAAGAAGAAGCTTATAAGACGATAGATAAAAGATTAAAAGAATTTACTAGTTTAAAAGAAGCACCTTATTTCGGTAAAGTAACATTTATGGAACAAGGGAATTTACCAGAAGAACTTTATATAGGTAGATACGGCTTAACTGTAGAAAAAACTTATGAATCTATAATTGTAGACTGGAGGGCTCCTATTGCATCATTATTTTATAAGGGTATATTAGGAAAATCTAGTTATACATGTCCAACTGGTGAGATTGATACAGATATACTTTCTAGAAGACAAATAATAATTAAAAAAGGTGAACTTAAAGGTATATTTGATTCAGAAGTAGATGTTAAAGATGAAATACTTCAAATGGTTCTTACTGAAAATTCATCAGATAAACTTAAAGATATAGTAATGTCAATACAATCTGAACAAGATGAAATAATAAGAAGTGATAAAAATAAAGTTGTAGTAGTAAATGGAGTTGCAGGCTCAGGAAAAACAACTATTGCATTACATAGAATATCTTATCTTCTTTATAATTATAGAAAACAATTTGGAGATAAAGTTCTTATATTTGGACCAAATGATATATTTATGGATTATATTGCTCAAGTACTTCCTTCACTAGGTGAAGAAGGGATAAAGCAAATGACATTTGAAAACTTTGCTATAAAACAATTAGGCATAGATAATTTATATATAAAAAGTTTTAGTAAATATATAGAAGAAGCTATGAGTGGAAATAGAACAGCTCTTGCAGAATACCAATATAAAAGTTCTAAAAAATTCTTAGATTTATTAAATCATGAAATTAATAAATTAAGTCAAAATTACTTTGATATTAAACCAATAATTTTTAATGGTGAAGAGATAGTAGGAATTAAAGAGATTAAAGAATTATTTGATATACATTATAAATACATGCCGTTATTTAGAAGAAGTGAAAAAATAAAAAGAGTTCTTATATCTAAAATAAAGGATAAAAGAGATGCAGAAGTATATAAACTAAATCAAGAAATGAAAGAAAAATTAGCTTCTTTATCAAGTGATGATTTAGAAATAGAAAAGAATAATTTAGAATATTTAAAGAGAATGAAAATTAGGAAAATTGTAAGAAATGTAATTAACTCAAGAAAAGAATTGGATTCTTGGGTAAGTCATGAAGATATAATAAATATTTATAAAAATATAACAGATACTAAGCAACTTGGATACATGGACTTAAGTGGAATATTATATTTAATGATTAAATTAGATGGAAAAAGAATGAAAGAAGAAATTAAGCATATAGTAATAGATGAAGCACAAGATTACAGTGTTATACAATTTGAAGTAATAAAAGGGCTTACAGGATGCAAAAGTTATACAATCGTTGGAGATTCTAATCAAAGATTAATAAATAATAATGAAGAACCAGCTATGTTAAATTTACAACATTTATTTAATGAGGAAAAATTGCATGTACAAGTACAAGAGTATGCATTAAATAAAAGTTATAGATCTACTCAAGAAATAATGGAATATGCAACTAAGTTTTTGGATGACAATAGAATAATTCCATTAGTTAGACATGGAGAAAGAGTAATAGAAGAAGAGGTATCTTCAGATGATGAATTTGTAGAAACTATTCTTTCAATAATTGAAGATTATGAAGAAGATGGTCTTGAAAATATAGCTATTATATTTAATGGAAATAAGGATCTTGCTAAATTTTCTCATATTATTAAAGAAAAGATCAGTATTCAAAGTTTTGATAGAGAAGATATACTTTATAAAGGTGGAAAAGTTTTAATACCAGCATATTTAGCAAAAGGATTAGAATTTGATGGAGTTATAGTAATAGAGAACCATGAAATTGATCCATTGGTAAAATATATTATGTGTACAAGAGCGCTTCATAGACTTTCATTAATCAAGAAACAATAA
- the ftsH gene encoding ATP-dependent zinc metalloprotease FtsH codes for MQGNNKKKKNGYITMVIYFLLVFMFISTANYIREAATTKQISYDEFYEMIDQSKISQVVITGENLIITPTDSSEFKGKTLYTANIKDENLINKLREANPKIKFTGKNPKQSPIMDFVLSWILPMLLFFVMWKFLFSRMGGGGMGGGGGIMGIGKSNAKVYVENEIGVTFDDVAGQEEAKESLKEVIDFLNCPKRYTEIGAKLPKGALLVGPPGTGKTLIAKAVAGEAKVPFFSLSGSSFVEMFVGVGASRVRELFKEAVAKAPCIIFIDEIDAIGKSRDNQMQSNDEREQTLNQLLSEMDGFDSSKGIVILAATNRPEILDKALLRPGRFDRRVIVDRPDFKGREAILRVHAKNVNLGDDVDIDEIAKGTPGAVGADLANIVNEAALRAVKNRRKLVLQEDLRDAVEVIIAGKEKKDRILSKKEKELVAFHEVGHALVAALLEGSDPVHKITIVPRTMGALGYTMQLPEEEKYLISKEDLMNQITVMLGGRSAEEEVFNVVSTGASNDIERATQSARSMVSVYGMSDRFDMMALESVQNRYLDGRAVRHCSEETSTMLDEETLKIIKEAHEKARKILRDNRDLLDEISNILLDKETLFGEEFMEMVYEKYPEMKEKKEKKLKEKELKDKEQKEKQKKRQEEFERIKKENEEKEKSEFFKTVGINVNKEINDSTEIKDDLTKKISEDAQQLEDEK; via the coding sequence ATGCAAGGCAACAATAAAAAGAAGAAAAACGGATATATTACAATGGTAATATATTTTTTACTAGTTTTTATGTTCATAAGTACTGCAAACTATATTAGAGAAGCAGCAACTACAAAACAAATATCATATGATGAATTTTATGAAATGATAGATCAAAGTAAAATATCACAGGTAGTTATAACAGGAGAAAATTTAATAATTACACCAACAGATAGTAGTGAATTTAAAGGAAAAACTTTATATACAGCTAATATTAAGGATGAAAATTTAATAAATAAATTAAGAGAAGCAAACCCTAAAATAAAATTTACAGGAAAAAATCCAAAACAAAGTCCAATTATGGATTTTGTACTTAGCTGGATTTTACCAATGTTATTATTTTTTGTTATGTGGAAGTTCCTATTCTCTAGAATGGGAGGCGGCGGCATGGGCGGTGGCGGCGGAATCATGGGAATTGGAAAAAGTAACGCCAAAGTTTATGTAGAAAATGAAATTGGAGTAACGTTTGATGATGTTGCAGGGCAAGAAGAAGCTAAAGAATCATTAAAAGAAGTAATAGATTTCTTAAATTGTCCTAAGAGATATACAGAAATAGGTGCAAAATTACCTAAAGGAGCTCTACTTGTAGGACCTCCAGGAACAGGTAAAACTCTTATTGCAAAGGCAGTTGCAGGAGAAGCTAAAGTTCCATTTTTCTCACTTTCAGGTTCAAGTTTTGTTGAAATGTTTGTTGGGGTTGGAGCTTCAAGAGTTAGAGAATTATTTAAAGAAGCAGTAGCTAAAGCACCATGTATAATCTTTATAGATGAAATAGATGCTATTGGTAAAAGTAGAGATAATCAAATGCAAAGTAATGATGAAAGAGAACAAACATTAAATCAATTACTTTCTGAAATGGATGGATTTGATTCTTCAAAAGGAATAGTTATACTTGCAGCTACAAATAGACCAGAAATATTAGATAAAGCTCTTTTAAGACCAGGTAGATTTGATAGAAGAGTAATAGTTGATAGACCTGACTTTAAGGGTAGAGAAGCTATTCTTAGAGTTCATGCTAAGAATGTTAATCTAGGAGATGATGTTGATATTGATGAGATAGCAAAGGGAACTCCAGGTGCTGTAGGAGCAGATCTTGCTAATATTGTTAATGAAGCAGCTTTAAGAGCTGTAAAAAATAGAAGAAAACTTGTGCTTCAAGAAGATTTAAGAGATGCAGTAGAAGTTATAATTGCAGGTAAAGAAAAGAAAGATAGAATATTATCTAAAAAGGAAAAGGAATTAGTAGCATTCCATGAGGTAGGTCATGCACTTGTTGCGGCATTATTAGAAGGCTCTGATCCAGTTCATAAAATAACAATAGTTCCTAGAACAATGGGAGCATTAGGTTATACTATGCAACTTCCTGAAGAAGAAAAATATCTTATTTCTAAAGAAGATTTAATGAACCAAATTACAGTGATGCTAGGTGGTAGATCGGCAGAAGAAGAAGTATTTAATGTTGTTTCAACAGGTGCTTCAAATGATATCGAAAGAGCAACTCAATCAGCTAGAAGTATGGTTTCAGTATATGGTATGAGTGATAGATTTGATATGATGGCACTTGAATCTGTGCAAAATAGATATCTAGATGGAAGAGCAGTTAGACATTGTAGTGAAGAAACATCAACAATGTTAGATGAAGAAACGCTAAAGATAATAAAAGAAGCTCATGAAAAAGCTAGAAAAATACTTAGAGATAATAGAGATTTATTAGATGAAATTTCAAATATTTTATTAGATAAAGAAACTCTTTTTGGGGAAGAATTCATGGAAATGGTTTATGAAAAATACCCAGAAATGAAAGAAAAGAAAGAAAAAAAATTAAAAGAAAAAGAATTGAAAGATAAAGAACAAAAGGAAAAGCAAAAAAAGAGACAAGAAGAGTTTGAGAGAATAAAAAAAGAAAATGAAGAAAAAGAAAAATCAGAGTTTTTTAAAACAGTTGGAATAAATGTAAATAAAGAAATTAATGATTCAACTGAAATTAAAGATGATTTAACTAAGAAGATATCTGAAGATGCACAGCAATTAGAAGATGAAAAATAA
- a CDS encoding DUF3006 domain-containing protein, translated as MGNKYIVDRIEENHVILQSFNGDMLDIMCSKTKGDIKDGDVLIKNGDIFIIDVEETLKRKQAINKMMKNMWK; from the coding sequence ATGGGGAATAAATATATAGTTGATAGAATTGAAGAAAACCATGTCATACTTCAATCATTCAATGGCGATATGTTAGATATTATGTGTTCTAAGACTAAAGGTGACATAAAAGATGGTGACGTTTTGATTAAAAACGGAGATATATTTATTATAGATGTTGAAGAAACCTTAAAAAGAAAACAAGCAATAAACAAGATGATGAAAAATATGTGGAAATAA
- the lepB gene encoding signal peptidase I: MEKSNKTKKENFFTEWIVPIFAAVVIAFLVNKFLVYNVYIPSESMVPTLNIGDKLFVTKIYNLDKIEHEDIVVFYSNELQETVIKRVIGLPGDHIEIKDGVVSVNGEELVENYVKNNEEYDGTFDVPEGKYFFLGDNRARSNDARRWINPYIDGDDIKGKAQVKVWPFKDFGRLN, encoded by the coding sequence ATGGAGAAAAGTAATAAGACAAAAAAAGAGAATTTTTTTACTGAATGGATAGTACCAATATTTGCAGCAGTAGTGATAGCATTTTTAGTGAATAAATTTTTAGTTTATAATGTATATATTCCAAGCGAATCAATGGTTCCAACATTAAATATAGGTGATAAGTTATTCGTAACTAAAATTTATAATTTAGATAAGATAGAACATGAAGATATAGTTGTATTTTACTCAAATGAACTTCAAGAAACAGTGATAAAAAGAGTTATAGGACTTCCTGGAGATCATATAGAGATAAAGGATGGAGTCGTAAGTGTAAATGGAGAAGAACTAGTTGAAAATTATGTTAAAAATAATGAGGAATATGATGGAACTTTTGATGTTCCAGAAGGAAAATATTTCTTTTTAGGGGATAATAGAGCAAGATCAAATGATGCTAGAAGATGGATTAATCCGTACATAGATGGAGATGATATAAAAGGAAAGGCACAAGTTAAGGTTTGGCCTTTTAAAGACTTTGGGCGCTTGAATTAA
- the lepB gene encoding signal peptidase I encodes MEDSSKNSFIKEWGLTIISAVVIGLLLWKFLIYTVWITSGSMIPTLEVKDRLVATRVHNPENLNRGDIVIFDSDELKEILIKRLIGLPGDHIEIKNGIVSVNGEQLVEDYVKNNEDCDRIFDVPQGEYFFLGDNRANSDDSRYWKNPYIKSEKIQGKAKVKIYPISDFKVYK; translated from the coding sequence ATGGAAGATAGCAGCAAAAATAGTTTTATAAAAGAATGGGGTTTAACCATTATAAGTGCCGTAGTAATAGGTTTATTATTATGGAAATTTTTAATTTATACTGTATGGATTACAAGTGGATCAATGATACCCACATTAGAGGTTAAAGATAGACTTGTTGCAACAAGAGTTCATAATCCTGAAAATCTAAATAGAGGTGATATTGTTATATTTGATTCTGATGAGCTTAAAGAGATTCTTATAAAAAGACTTATAGGGCTTCCAGGAGATCATATAGAAATAAAAAATGGAATAGTGAGCGTAAATGGAGAACAATTAGTAGAAGATTATGTTAAAAATAATGAGGATTGTGATAGAATTTTTGATGTTCCACAAGGAGAATATTTCTTTTTAGGAGATAATAGAGCTAATTCAGATGATTCTAGATATTGGAAGAATCCGTATATAAAAAGCGAAAAAATACAAGGAAAAGCTAAAGTGAAAATATATCCTATAAGTGACTTTAAAGTGTATAAATAA
- the lysA gene encoding diaminopimelate decarboxylase, whose protein sequence is MNLFGSMKIENNELTIGGIKSTDLVKEYGTPLYVMDEGLIRQNCNEYYKYFKCDNSSNRVAYAGKAFLTLEMCKIINEENLSLDVVSGGELFIAHKSGFPLDKVMFHGNNKTLDEIELGVKLGVGRFVVDNYYEMEELNRIAASYNKIQKVFLRITPGIEAHTHEYIKTGQVDSKFGFAPVGNMIEDAINKSINLPNIELSGLHCHIGSQIFEIEPYEDAVEIMLGLIKKIKQNTGYLIKELDLGGGFGIYYNRGDKPKTTKEYCEAILNKVDEVCSRTGLSKPSLIIEPGRSIVGNSGITLYTVGSIKDIPGVRKYVSVDGGMSDNIRPALYHAEYECMLANKVEKDLKETVTICGKCCESGDILLNDVNISTPQSNDILSVMTTGAYGYSMSNNYNKIPRPPVVMVKDNKERLICRRETYEDLIQNEII, encoded by the coding sequence ATGAATTTATTTGGAAGTATGAAAATTGAAAACAATGAATTAACAATTGGGGGCATTAAATCTACTGATTTAGTAAAGGAATATGGTACACCATTATATGTTATGGATGAGGGGCTAATAAGACAAAATTGTAATGAGTACTATAAATATTTTAAATGTGATAATTCATCAAATAGAGTTGCATATGCAGGTAAAGCATTTTTAACTCTTGAGATGTGTAAGATAATAAATGAAGAAAATTTATCATTAGATGTTGTGTCTGGAGGGGAACTTTTTATAGCGCATAAGTCTGGTTTTCCTTTAGATAAAGTGATGTTTCATGGAAATAATAAAACATTAGATGAAATTGAGTTAGGTGTTAAACTAGGTGTAGGAAGATTTGTTGTGGATAACTATTATGAAATGGAAGAATTAAATAGAATAGCAGCAAGTTATAATAAAATTCAAAAAGTATTTTTGAGAATAACACCTGGTATAGAAGCACATACTCATGAGTATATAAAAACTGGTCAGGTTGATTCAAAATTTGGTTTTGCACCTGTTGGAAATATGATAGAAGATGCTATAAACAAATCTATAAATCTTCCTAATATTGAACTATCAGGACTACATTGTCATATAGGATCTCAAATATTTGAAATCGAACCATATGAGGATGCAGTAGAAATTATGCTAGGTTTAATAAAAAAAATTAAACAAAATACAGGTTATTTAATAAAAGAACTAGATTTAGGTGGTGGGTTTGGTATATACTATAATAGAGGAGATAAACCAAAAACAACTAAAGAGTATTGTGAAGCAATATTAAATAAGGTTGATGAGGTTTGCTCTAGAACAGGTCTATCAAAGCCATCGTTAATAATAGAGCCAGGTAGAAGCATAGTTGGAAATTCTGGTATAACTTTATATACTGTAGGATCAATAAAAGATATTCCTGGAGTAAGAAAGTATGTATCAGTAGATGGTGGTATGTCAGATAATATAAGACCAGCTTTATATCATGCTGAATATGAATGCATGTTAGCAAATAAAGTTGAAAAAGACCTAAAAGAGACAGTAACTATTTGTGGAAAATGTTGTGAGTCAGGAGATATATTATTAAATGATGTTAATATTTCAACACCACAGTCAAATGATATTTTATCAGTTATGACAACAGGGGCGTATGGATATTCAATGTCTAATAATTATAATAAGATTCCAAGACCACCAGTAGTAATGGTAAAAGATAATAAAGAAAGACTTATATGTAGAAGAGAAACATATGAAGATCTTATACAAAATGAGATTATCTAA
- a CDS encoding peptidoglycan recognition protein family protein — MTSITEKSDYKNEYRIKHKKRPQIKYKISPKEIEQNINKESFKNKLIFLLIGVVVLAVVTGYLGKNRYVRFLNDNPYYEGNKIRISTLQRKLPSLNKELGIREIDYKWSGDLEYNNKPTLLVFHHTASSNLTPAKIHEMHVAKKWSGIGYHFYIRKDGTIYRGRPEEAIGAHIKGQNKNTLGICVEGNLEEEEPTEQEIEALEKLSTYLIIKYNISGVQGHGDTYDTLCPGENFPMENVKQAITNEIDDLYNR; from the coding sequence ATGACAAGCATAACTGAAAAAAGTGATTATAAGAATGAGTACAGGATTAAGCATAAAAAGAGACCACAAATAAAATATAAAATAAGTCCTAAGGAAATAGAACAAAATATAAATAAAGAAAGTTTTAAAAATAAGCTTATATTTTTATTAATAGGGGTAGTAGTTTTAGCTGTTGTAACAGGATATTTAGGAAAAAACAGATATGTAAGATTTTTAAATGATAATCCTTATTATGAAGGAAATAAGATTAGAATAAGTACTTTACAAAGAAAATTGCCTAGTTTAAATAAAGAATTAGGTATAAGAGAAATAGATTATAAATGGTCTGGAGATTTAGAATATAATAATAAACCAACATTGCTAGTATTTCATCATACAGCATCGAGTAACTTAACACCAGCTAAAATACATGAAATGCATGTGGCTAAAAAATGGTCAGGAATAGGATATCACTTTTATATAAGAAAGGATGGAACTATATATAGGGGGAGACCAGAAGAGGCAATAGGAGCACATATAAAAGGTCAAAATAAAAATACACTTGGAATATGTGTAGAAGGAAATTTAGAAGAAGAAGAACCAACGGAACAAGAAATTGAAGCATTGGAAAAGTTATCAACATATCTAATAATAAAATATAATATTTCTGGTGTACAAGGTCATGGAGATACTTATGATACTTTATGCCCAGGAGAAAATTTCCCAATGGAAAATGTAAAACAAGCAATAACAAATGAAATAGATGATTTGTATAATAGATAA